A genomic window from Silene latifolia isolate original U9 population chromosome Y, ASM4854445v1, whole genome shotgun sequence includes:
- the LOC141634356 gene encoding putative cadmium/zinc-transporting ATPase HMA1, chloroplastic, producing the protein MATLPLIHGAISIKQFKHSHPNFANFRSPKPFNRLTFSYNFPKFSLNSTSCCHQHQHHHHDHDHHHHHGGDHELTKAQEAVIRFAKAIKWAQLANYFRENLRLCCFSMAMLLSAAICPYLLSKTVSKPLQNSLIFAAFPLVGVSASLDALIDIAGGKVNIHVLMALAAFASVFMGNSLEGGLLIAMFNLAHIAEEYFTSRSMVDVNELKENYPDSALVIVDEDEAPDFSNLSYKRIPVTELAVGTFVFVQAGESVPVDCVVSQGRSTITIEHLTGEVKPIESNVGDRIPGGARNLDGMLIVEASKTWKESMLSKIVQLTEEARQNKPKLQRWLDEFGEQYSKVVMVLSVAVALIGPIVFKWPFFSTPGCRGSIYRALGLMVAASPCALAVAPLAYATAISACARKGNLLKGGHALDALAACGTIAFDKTGTLTTGVLKFKAIEPIHGHHMGDDNGGPAACCVPNCQKEALAVAAAMEKGTTHPIGRAVVDHSTGLDLPSISVESFQSVPGRGLFATVSGNESGIGSGEPLKATLGSVDYIASLFKNEESRKIMEAVSSSTFGNDFVHAALSVNDKVTLFHFEDDVRSGVSDVIAWLVDQGKFKVMMLTGDHDSSAQRVANAVGITEVYSGLKPEDKLNHVVRISRETGDGLIMVGDGINDAPALAAATVSIVLAQQASATAIAVADVLLLQDNISGVPFCVAKAHQTTSLVKQNVALTLSAIVMASIPSVMGFLPLWLTVLLHEGGTLLVCLNSIRALNDPEGSFKKDLEHLLEKCKAAIIQMRQQILSSGTIQTAHIH; encoded by the exons ATGGCGACTCTCCCTTTAATTCACGGCGCAATTTCGATCAAACAATTTAAGCACAGCCACCCTAATTTCGCAAATTTTCGAAGCCCTAAACCCTTTAATCGACTCACTTTTTCCTACAATTTCCCCAAATTCTCACTCAATTCCACCTCATGTTGTCATcaacatcaacatcatcatcatgaccatgatcatcatcatcatcatggtgGTGATCATGAGTTGACCAAGGCTCAAGAAGCAGTAATTAGGTTTGCTAAGGCGATTAAATGGGCGCAATTAGCGAATTATTTCAGGGAGAATTTGAGGTTATGTTGTTTTTCAATGGCTATGTTGTTATCAGCTGCGATTTGCCCTTACTTACTCTCGAAAACGGTTTCCAAGCCGTTGCAAAATTCGTTGATTTTTGCCGCTTTTCCTCTTGTTGGG GTTTCAGCATCACTGGATGCTCTTATTGATATAGCAGGTGGGAAAGTAAACATTCATGTCCTCATGGCCCTCGCGGCATTTGCATCAGTGTTTATGGGGAACTCTTTGGAAGGAGGATTGCTTATTGCTATGTTTAATTTGGCTCATATAG CTGAAGAATATTTTACAAGTCGTTCAATGGTCGATGTCAACGAGCTGAAGGAAAACTATCCTGATTCTGCTTTAGTGATTGTGGATGAAGATGAAGCGCCTGACTTCTCTAATTTATCGTATAAGAGAATTCCTGTGACTGAATTAGCTGTTGGCACCTTTGTCTTTGTTCAAGCTGGTGAG TCTGTCCCCGTGGACTGTGTTGTATCACAAGGAAGATCAACCATTACTATAGAACACTTGACAGGAGAAGTGAAACCCATTGAAAGCAATGTCGGAGACCGTATTCCTGGTGGTGCAAGGAACTTGGACGGCATGCTGATAGTAGAG GCTTCCAAGACGTGGAAGGAGTCAATGCTAAGTAAAATAGTTCAACTAACTGAAGAGGCTCGTCAAAATAAGCCTAAACTTCAGAGGTGGCTTGATGAGTTTGGTGAACAATACAGCAAAGTTGTAATGGTACTATCAGTTGCAGTTGCCCTCATAGGACCAATTGTTTTCAAATGGCCATTTTTCAGCACACCAG GTTGCAGGGGATCTATTTACAGAGCTTTGGGGCTGATGGTTGCAGCATCTCCTTGTGCATTGGCTGTAGCGCCATTAGCTTATGCAACTGCTATCAGTGCTTGTGCTAGGAAG GGTAATTTGCTCAAAGGTGGCCATGCGTTGGATGCGCTAGCTGCATGCGGCACTATTGCATTTGATAAAACTGGGACACTGACAACTGGGGTGCTCAAGTTCAAGGCAATTGAACCTATCCACGGACATCATATGGGTGATGATAATGGTGGACCGGCTGCATGTTGTGTCCCCAATTGCCAAAAAGAAGCACTTGCTGTAGCCGCTGCTATGGAGAAGGGTACTACCCATCCTATTGGGAG AGCTGTTGTTGATCATAGCACTGGTTTGGACCTTCCTTCTATTTCTGTTGAAAGCTTTCAGTCTGTACCTGGTAGAGGTCTATTTGCCACTGTATCCGGCAATGAG TCAGGAATAGGAAGCGGGGAACCACTAAAAGCAACCTTGGGCTCTGTTGATTACATTGCTTCACTATTTAAAAATGAAGAATCTCGAAAGATAATGGAAGCTGTGAGTTCATCAACCTTTGGCAACGATTTTGTTCATGCTGCTCTATCAGTAAATGACAAG GTGACTTTATTTCATTTTGAGGATGATGTTCGATCTGGTGTTTCGGATGTCATTGCGTGGTTGGTTGATCAAGGAAAGTTTAAGGTGATGATGTTGACTGGTGATCATGACTCAAGCGCACAAAGAGTTGCAAATGCTGTTGGCATCACTGAAGTTTACTCTGGTCTCAAACCTGAGGACAAGTTAAATCACGTGGTGCGTATTTCAAGAGAAACAG GTGATGGACTTATTATGGTTGGAGATGGAATCAATGATGCTCCAGCATTAGCCGCGGCTACTGTCAGCATTGTACTTGCTCAACAAGCTAGTGCAACAGCTATAGCTGTTGCAGATGTTCTACTTCTGCAAGACAACATTTCAGGAGTTCCATTCTGTGTTGCTAAAGCTCATCAAACAACTTCACTG GTTAAACAAAATGTAGCCCTCACATTATCTGCTATAGTTATGGCTTCGATACCTTCCGTCATGGGATTTCTTCCACTTTGGCTAACA GTTCTTCTACATGAGGGTGGTACCCTTCTTGTTTGTCTCAACTCTATACGCGCCTTGAATGATCCAGAAGGGTCCTTCAAAAAGGATCTTGAGCATCTTCTTGAGAAATGCAAAGCTGCGATTATACAGATGCGCCAACAAATCCTCAGCTCAGGAACCATCCAAACTGCACATATACATTGA
- the LOC141626618 gene encoding protein FAR1-RELATED SEQUENCE 5-like — MAMKNDEMHVGVEACGLQCKGQDSLMGIHNLALGDDGGAIEDLRTETLEDHIKLVNRLRLKVLEEGGAEAVIKKLTDDAATNPNLVFSVRRDASGCVVGLFWCDSRMRDDYKTHRDVIVFGTSYSSNKYKLLCAPFVGVINPCYYVMFGCAFIADEKTDTFVWLLETFKEAMSNKSPGIIVTERDLAIANAIRQVFPQAKHQFFQFLEQRMEENMEN, encoded by the exons ATGGCCATGAAGAATGATGAAATGCATGTTGGAGTTGAAGCATGCGGCTTGCAATGTAAAGGTCAAG ATTCGCTAATGGGTATACATAATTTAGCACTTGGGGATGATGGTGGAGCTATTGAAGATCTCCGAACTGAAACATTGGAGGATCATATAAAATTGGTGAACAG GTTAAGATTGAAGGTACTTGAAGAAGGTGGTGCCGAAGCAGTTATTAAGAAATTGACGGACGATGCTGCCACAAATCCAAATTTGGTATTTAGTGTAAGAAGAGATGCGAGTGGTTGCGTGGTTGGTCTTTTTTGGTGCGATTCAAGGATGAGGGACGACTACAAAACCCATAGGGACGTCATTGTATTTGGCACGTCATATAGTAGTAACAAATATAAGTTACTCTGTGCACCTTTTGTTGGGGTGATTAACCCTTGCTACTACGTCATGTTCGGGTGTGCATTCATTGCCGATGAAAAAACAGATACATTTGTGTGGCTGTTGGAGACATTTAAGGAGGCTATGAGTAATAAATCCCCGGGCATTATTGTAACAGAGCGCGACTTAGCTATTGCCAATGCAATACGACAA GTATTCCCGCAAGCAAAgcatcaattttttcaatttcttGAACAACGCATGGAAGAGAACATGGAAAACTGA
- the LOC141626704 gene encoding protein FAR1-RELATED SEQUENCE 5-like, with protein MIFVGLDEMMGEFEKQQQIVSDQSNGVNDDELSGVDASEKTACVGLEEMMYEFEQQHGTHVVDEQSMDSYDGVIRQQLNEGNDSEEDPKEMLPNLALVDASGSLEGVIAEKLEELEELYQRHSRHVGFSVRKATQRGGQVRPKEKYFVCACERHSTPSLVDASPSKRKRKKRVYPHTRVGCKANIRCKLDKHGRYRVMHHNVFHNHALTRIEWQHLHRSERKITNETAKAITSFEDVGIGPTDSYRYWSNDAGGDEHVGHTLEDHINFVNRLRMKIVEGGDAETVVNLLSEEATNDPDFFFRVRTDESGRLVSLFWCDSMMREDYKIYGDVLIFDTTYRTNRYNLICAPFVGVNNHWKNVMFGCAFIADEKIESFVWLLETFKEAMSNKSPTTIFTDQDHAIANAIQQVFPESRHRLCLWHLQKNAVSHFGTLRTCQGFKEAFNKCLSGCSNEEEFQTCWDNMVATYELERNPNYPWFTRVYDIRNKWCTALSKDFFSAGILSSKRSESTNNALGFQANKATSLTQFYKLFKHTITRWRKNELKLEFYCSKSQPHSDFALSGLLKHASQVYTSSLFRDFEEEFKVAIGSFARKIWEDEREIAYKVAIEESFVSSEVVTYGFLNDPVLISCSCKNFEECGWLCCHCIRILHMHSVTRIPPKYILQRWTKMAKKEVWDRLYGGEPGETSNPKLLTIPWRHEMARKFYNLILKSQKSVGTRLVIEEVYKKALEAVEQQIGSTLDTTEADTSEANETRKPATAEERVSTVLDPTRSTTKGRSKRIKGHFNRRKRSSSSTSSQLDFSNFTPNRHLI; from the exons ATGATTTTCGTCGGCTTGGACGAGATGATGGGTGAATTTGAGAAACAACAACAAATAGTTTCCGATCAATCAAATGGCGTGAATGATGATGAATTAAGTGGAGTGGACGCCTCAGAAAAGACAG CATGTGTGGGATTGGAAGAGATGATGTATGAATTTGAGCAACAACATGGAACACACGTAGTTGATGAGCAATCGATGGATAGCTACGATGGTGTAATAAGACAACAACTCAATGAAGGCAACGACTCAGAAGAAG ATCCTAAAGAAATGTTACCTAATTTGGCATTGGTGGATGCTAGTGGATCTCTTGAAGGTGTGATAGCTGAAAAATTGGAGGAGCTTGAAGAGTTGTATCAAAGACACTCAAGGCATGTGGGCTTTAGCGTAAGAAAAGCAACACAGAGAGGTGGACAAGTGCGTCCAAAAGAAAAGTATTTTGTATGCGCGTGTGAAAGACACTCAACTCCCTCCTTAGTTGATGCAAGTCCGTCTAAGAGAAAACGGAAGAAGAGGGTTTACCCTCACACTAGGGTGGGATGTAAAGCAAACATTCGGTGCAAACTAGATAAGCATGGGCGGTATCGTGTGATGCATCATAATGTATTTCACAACCATGCACTGACAAGGATAGAATGGCAGCATCTTCACAGATCAGAGAGAAAAATTACGAATGAAACGGCCAAAGCAATAACATCGTTTGAGGATGTGGGCATTGGACCTACTGATAGTTACCGATATTGGTCTAATGATGCAGGTGGTGATGAACATGTAGGCCATACACTGGAGGATCATATAAACTTTGTGAACAG GTTAAGAATGAAGATAGTTGAAGGAGGGGATGCAGAAACGGTTGTAAATCTATTGTCTGAAGAAGCTACAAATGATCCAGATTTCTTTTTTAGAGTAAGGACAGATGAGAGTGGTAGATTGGTCAGTCTATTTTGGTGTGATTCAATGATGAGGGAAGACTACAAAATTTACGGTGATGTCCTCATCTTTGACACAACGTATAGAACTAACAGGTACAACTTAATTTGTGCACCTTTTGTGGGGGTGAATAATCATTGGAAAAACGTAATGTTTGGGTGTGCGTTTATCGCTGATGAAAAAATAGAATCCTTTGTGTGGCTCTTGGAAACATTCAAGGAGGCTATGAGTAATAAATCCCCAACCACTATTTTCACAGACCAAGATCATGCCATTGCAAATGCAATACAACAA GTATTTCCTGAGTCGAGGCATAGACTATGTCTATGGCATTTGCAAAAGAATGCTGTTAGTCACTTTGGAACACTTAGAACATGTCAAGGATTCAAAGAGGCCTTCAACAAATGTTTGTCCGGCTGCTCAAACGAGGAGGAGTTTCAAACTTGTTGGGACAACATGGTTGCAACATATGAACTAGAGAGAAATCCGAACTACCCTTGGTTTACTAGGGTATATGACATCCGAAATAAATGGTGCACTGCCCTTAGTAAAGATTTTTTTTCTGCTGGCATTTTATCGTCTAAAAGGAGTGAAAGTACTAATAATGCACTGGGATTCCAAGCGAATAAGGCAACAAGTCTGACTCAGTTTTACAAATTATTTAAACACACTATCACAAGATGGCGAAAGAACGAGTTGAAATTGGAGTTCTACTGCTCTAAATCACAGCCACATTCTGACTTTGCTTTGTCAGGTTTGTTGAAACATGCGTCACAGGTCTACACATCTTCACTTTTCCGTGACTTCGAGGAAGAATTTAAAGTGGCTATTGGGAGTTTTGCTAGAAAAATATGGGAAGATGAACGAGAAATAGCTTACAAAGTTGCCATTGAGGAGAGTTTCGTTTCTAGTGAAGTAGTAACTTATGGCTTCTTAAATGATCCGGTTCTCATATCTTGTTCTTGTAAAAATTTTGAGGAGTGTGGTTGGTTGTGTTGTCATTGCATAAGAATTTTGCATATGCACTCGGTTACACGTATACCTCCCAAGTATATATTGCAGAGGTGGACGAAAATGGCAAAGAAAGAGGTGTGGGACAGATTGTATGGAGGAGAACCTGGTGAAACCAGTAATCCAAAACTTCTTACTATCCCTTGGCGGCATGAGATGGCTAGGAAATTCTACAATTTAATCCTAAAATCACAGAAAAGTGTTGGGACTCGATTAGTGATTGAAGAAGTGTATAAGAAAGCTCTGGAGGCAGTTGAACAACAGATAGGTTCCACACTCGATACCACTGAAGCAGACACATCTGAAGCTAATGAAACACGTAAGCCGGCAACTGCTGAAGAAAGGGTGTCAACGGTGTTAGATCCTACACGATCGACCACAAAGGGAAGAAGCAAGAGGATAAAAGGTCACTTTAATCGAAGAAAACGAAGTTCTAGTTCAACATCGTCACAGCTGGACTTCAGCAATTTTACTCCAAATCGACATCTCATTTGA